The following are encoded in a window of Sphaerisporangium siamense genomic DNA:
- the tsaD gene encoding tRNA (adenosine(37)-N6)-threonylcarbamoyltransferase complex transferase subunit TsaD, translated as MADEPLVLGIETSCDETGVGLVRGSTLLANAIASSVEEHARFGGVVPEVASRAHLEAMTPTVERALEQAGVRFSDIDAVAVTAGPGLAGALLVGVAAAKAYAMGLGVPLYGVNHLAAHVAVDQLEHGPLPKPTIALLVSGGHSSLLLVPDVAKDVISLGSTVDDAAGEAFDKVARVLGLPFPGGPHIDRAATQGSGTAVAFPRGKYDDGTLDFSFSGLKTAVARWVEAKEREGGSVPVADVAASFQEAVVDVLTRKALQACRQYGVQDLLIGGGVAANSRLRALAQERCDAAGVRLRVPRPGLCTDNGAMIAALGSELVASGIGPSALDIPADSSLPITTVHV; from the coding sequence ATGGCTGACGAGCCGTTGGTGCTGGGCATCGAGACCTCGTGTGACGAGACCGGCGTGGGCCTGGTCCGCGGCAGCACGTTGCTCGCCAACGCCATCGCCTCCAGCGTCGAGGAGCACGCCAGGTTCGGCGGCGTCGTGCCCGAGGTCGCCTCGCGCGCCCACCTGGAGGCCATGACGCCGACCGTCGAGCGCGCCCTGGAGCAGGCGGGGGTGCGGTTCTCCGACATCGACGCCGTCGCCGTGACCGCCGGGCCGGGCCTGGCGGGCGCGCTGCTCGTCGGCGTCGCCGCGGCCAAGGCGTACGCCATGGGGCTCGGCGTGCCGCTGTACGGCGTCAACCACCTCGCCGCGCACGTCGCGGTGGACCAGTTGGAGCACGGGCCGCTGCCCAAGCCCACCATCGCCCTGCTGGTCTCAGGAGGGCACTCATCGCTGCTGCTGGTGCCCGACGTCGCCAAGGACGTGATCTCGCTCGGCTCCACGGTGGACGACGCGGCGGGCGAGGCGTTCGACAAGGTGGCGCGGGTGCTCGGGCTGCCCTTCCCCGGCGGGCCGCACATCGACAGGGCCGCCACGCAGGGGTCGGGGACGGCGGTCGCCTTCCCGCGCGGCAAGTACGACGACGGCACGCTGGACTTCTCGTTCTCCGGCCTGAAGACCGCGGTGGCCCGCTGGGTCGAGGCCAAGGAGCGCGAGGGCGGGTCCGTGCCGGTGGCGGACGTCGCCGCGTCCTTCCAGGAGGCCGTGGTGGACGTGCTCACCCGCAAGGCCCTGCAGGCGTGCCGGCAGTACGGCGTCCAGGACCTGCTGATCGGCGGCGGCGTCGCGGCGAACTCGCGGCTGCGGGCGCTGGCTCAGGAGCGGTGCGACGCGGCGGGGGTGCGGCTGCGCGTCCCGAGGCCGGGGCTGTGCACCGACAACGGGGCCATGATCGCGGCGCTGGGGTCGGAGCTGGTGGCCTCGGGCATCGGGCCCTCCGCCCTGGACATCCCGGCCGACTCCTCGCTGCCGATCACCACCGTCCACGTGTGA
- the groES gene encoding co-chaperone GroES, producing the protein MTTATKVPVKPLGDRIVVQPLEAEQTTASGLVIPDTAKEKPQEGKVLAVGPGNWDEDGEKRIPLDVKEGDVVLYSKYGGTEVKYGGEEYLVLSARDVLAIIEK; encoded by the coding sequence GTGACGACCGCCACCAAGGTTCCCGTTAAGCCGCTCGGCGACCGCATCGTGGTCCAGCCGCTTGAGGCCGAGCAGACGACCGCTTCCGGTCTGGTGATCCCGGACACCGCCAAGGAGAAGCCGCAGGAGGGCAAGGTCCTCGCGGTGGGCCCCGGCAACTGGGACGAGGACGGCGAGAAGCGCATCCCGCTCGACGTCAAGGAAGGGGACGTCGTCCTCTACAGCAAGTACGGCGGCACCGAGGTCAAGTACGGCGGCGAGGAGTACCTCGTGCTCTCCGCCCGTGACGTTCTCGCGATCATCGAGAAGTAA
- the rimI gene encoding ribosomal protein S18-alanine N-acetyltransferase: MTEADLPAVLSIERATFPFDAWSEGMLRGELADQPRTRHYIVAVAGGEIVGYAGLAAAGDQADVQTIAVRTASQRAGIGSAMLSELLAEAVRRGATAVFLEVRADNPPAQAMYERFGFERIGLRRDYYDDGTDAIMMMRSLNGQGGDRDG; encoded by the coding sequence ATGACCGAGGCCGACCTTCCCGCCGTCCTCTCCATCGAACGCGCGACGTTCCCGTTCGACGCGTGGAGCGAGGGCATGCTGCGGGGCGAGCTGGCCGACCAGCCGCGCACCCGCCACTACATCGTGGCCGTGGCCGGGGGCGAGATCGTCGGGTACGCCGGTCTCGCGGCGGCCGGCGACCAGGCCGACGTGCAGACCATCGCGGTGCGCACGGCCAGCCAGCGCGCCGGCATCGGCAGCGCCATGCTCTCCGAGCTGCTCGCCGAGGCCGTACGCCGGGGCGCGACCGCGGTGTTCCTGGAGGTCCGGGCCGACAACCCGCCCGCGCAGGCGATGTACGAGAGGTTCGGGTTCGAGCGCATCGGCCTGCGCCGCGACTACTACGACGACGGAACCGACGCGATCATGATGATGCGGTCGCTGAACGGTCAGGGAGGCGATCGAGATGGCTGA
- a CDS encoding sigma-70 family RNA polymerase sigma factor yields MPNVTEGCVADAKTGVRLATRSDESDLRDLTSLAVQGDRTAIESLLGQLRPMVVRYCRARLGRVSGHYHIADDVAQEVCIAVLAALPRYRDMGRPFASFVFGIASHKVADALRSSVRSAVPTQDLPDGPDQGPGPEETVVRYIEAAHARELLSRLPENQRELIILRVVSGLSAEETGNVLGMSPGAVRVAQHRALARLRAMADMESIA; encoded by the coding sequence ATGCCTAACGTGACCGAGGGATGCGTCGCCGACGCCAAGACTGGGGTAAGGCTTGCGACGAGATCGGATGAGTCCGACCTCAGGGATCTGACGAGCCTTGCCGTCCAGGGGGATCGCACCGCGATCGAATCATTGCTGGGGCAGTTGCGCCCGATGGTGGTGCGCTATTGCCGTGCTCGATTGGGCCGGGTCTCCGGTCATTACCACATCGCCGACGACGTGGCCCAGGAAGTGTGCATCGCGGTGCTCGCCGCCCTGCCGCGCTACCGGGACATGGGCCGGCCCTTCGCCTCGTTCGTCTTCGGCATCGCCTCTCACAAGGTCGCCGACGCCCTGCGCAGCTCCGTGCGCTCGGCCGTGCCCACCCAGGACCTCCCCGACGGCCCCGACCAGGGCCCCGGGCCGGAGGAGACCGTCGTGCGGTACATCGAGGCCGCGCACGCCCGCGAGCTGCTGTCACGCCTTCCCGAGAACCAGCGCGAGCTGATCATCCTCCGGGTCGTGTCGGGACTGTCCGCCGAAGAGACGGGTAACGTACTCGGTATGTCACCAGGTGCGGTTCGCGTGGCCCAGCATCGGGCGCTGGCAAGGCTTCGGGCGATGGCCGACATGGAGTCGATAGCTTGA
- a CDS encoding class I SAM-dependent methyltransferase, which produces MDVDAFRELLTPDGQEALRRAAAGLAAGEEGLRVVTGLRRSFGPGLSGAALTQATLRARGAAKFGADAAVMYFTGDGLEQATRAEVAAHRARRFAEGAAEVTTVADVCCGIGGDMIALAREGRRVDAVDADPLTAEVARANAAALGLAGLVTVRVGEASLVEPEGYDALFADPARRSTGRRVFDPMAYSPPWPRVVALAARARAACLKVAPGLPYELIPEDAEAEWVSYRGEVKEAVLWTGAFAARPGRRATMLPSGETLTADPSLGPAPHGPIARYLYEPDGAAVRAHLVAEVAALLGGHLVDPHIAYITAGSPASTPWAARYEVLEALPFSLKRLRAALRERGIGTVTLKKRGSAIDLERLRKDLRLSGDKSCVVVLTRIGTDPFAFICRPS; this is translated from the coding sequence GTGGATGTCGATGCCTTTCGTGAGCTGCTGACGCCGGACGGGCAGGAGGCGTTGCGGCGGGCCGCGGCGGGGCTGGCTGCCGGCGAGGAGGGCCTGCGGGTCGTGACCGGGCTGCGCAGGTCGTTCGGGCCGGGGCTCAGCGGGGCGGCGCTCACGCAGGCGACGCTGCGGGCGCGCGGGGCCGCCAAGTTCGGCGCGGACGCGGCCGTCATGTACTTCACCGGCGACGGCCTGGAGCAGGCGACCCGCGCCGAGGTGGCCGCGCACCGCGCCCGCCGCTTCGCCGAGGGGGCCGCCGAGGTGACCACGGTGGCGGACGTCTGCTGCGGCATCGGCGGGGACATGATCGCGCTGGCCCGCGAGGGCCGCCGGGTGGACGCGGTGGACGCCGACCCGCTCACGGCCGAGGTCGCGCGGGCGAACGCGGCGGCTCTGGGCCTAGCCGGGCTGGTGACCGTGCGGGTGGGCGAGGCGTCCCTGGTCGAGCCGGAGGGGTACGACGCGCTGTTCGCCGACCCGGCGCGGCGCTCGACCGGCCGGCGGGTCTTCGACCCGATGGCCTATTCGCCGCCCTGGCCGCGGGTCGTCGCCCTCGCGGCGCGGGCGCGCGCGGCCTGCCTGAAGGTCGCGCCCGGCCTCCCGTACGAGCTGATCCCCGAGGACGCCGAGGCCGAGTGGGTGTCCTACCGGGGCGAGGTCAAGGAGGCCGTCCTGTGGACGGGCGCCTTCGCCGCGCGCCCGGGCCGCCGCGCGACCATGCTGCCCTCCGGCGAGACGCTGACCGCCGATCCTTCCCTCGGGCCCGCGCCGCACGGGCCGATCGCCCGGTACCTGTACGAGCCCGACGGCGCGGCCGTGCGCGCCCACCTGGTGGCCGAGGTCGCCGCGCTGCTGGGCGGCCACCTGGTCGACCCGCACATCGCCTACATCACGGCCGGCTCCCCGGCGTCCACTCCGTGGGCCGCGCGGTACGAGGTGCTGGAGGCGCTGCCCTTCTCGCTGAAACGCCTGCGGGCGGCGTTGCGGGAACGCGGGATCGGCACGGTGACGCTGAAGAAACGCGGCTCGGCGATCGATCTGGAGCGCTTGAGGAAGGATCTCCGCCTTTCCGGTGATAAATCGTGCGTCGTGGTGCTCACCCGCATCGGCACGGACCCGTTCGCGTTCATCTGCCGGCCATCCTGA
- a CDS encoding DUF5319 domain-containing protein has product MLEDVPRDPFADDPNDPAAAMGELDDSEPLTLAERDEALTDLADVEVFRSLLEPQGVLGLVLDCPECGEQHYFDWDLLRGNLRQMIDHGRPQVHEPAFEPDPAHYVSWEYARGYVDGVIDTEESR; this is encoded by the coding sequence GTGCTGGAAGACGTCCCCCGCGACCCATTCGCGGACGATCCGAACGACCCCGCCGCGGCGATGGGCGAACTCGACGACTCCGAGCCGCTGACCTTGGCCGAGCGGGACGAGGCGCTGACCGACCTCGCCGACGTGGAGGTCTTCCGTTCCCTCCTGGAGCCGCAGGGCGTGCTCGGGCTCGTGCTCGACTGCCCCGAGTGTGGCGAGCAGCACTACTTCGACTGGGACCTGCTGCGCGGCAACCTGCGGCAGATGATCGACCACGGCCGTCCACAGGTGCACGAGCCGGCGTTCGAGCCCGACCCGGCCCACTACGTGAGCTGGGAGTACGCCCGCGGCTACGTGGACGGCGTGATCGACACCGAGGAGAGCCGCTGA
- the groL gene encoding chaperonin GroEL (60 kDa chaperone family; promotes refolding of misfolded polypeptides especially under stressful conditions; forms two stacked rings of heptamers to form a barrel-shaped 14mer; ends can be capped by GroES; misfolded proteins enter the barrel where they are refolded when GroES binds) yields the protein MPKILEFDEDARRALERGVNALADAVKVTLGPRGRNVVIDKKFGAPTITNDGVTIAREVELDKPYENLGAQLAKEVATKTNDIAGDGTTTATVLAQAMVREGLRNVAAGASPLSLKRGIDLAARAVSDLLLERARPVEDKKEIANVATISAQDAKIGELIAEAFDKVGKDGVITVEESNTMGLELEFTEGLQFDKGYLSPYMVTDPERMEAVLEDAYVLLHQSKIASIADFLPLLEKVAQTKKPLFVVAEDVEGEALAVLVTNKIRGTFTSVAVKAPGFGDRRKAMLQDIAILTGGQVVSEELGLKLENVGTEVLGTARRIVVTKDTTTIVDGAGDPQAVSDRVREIQYAIEQTDSDWDREKLQERLAKLSGGICILRVGAATEVELKEKKHRLEDAISATRAAIEEGIVSGGGSALVHLSKDLDDLGLTGDEATGVSIVRRALVEPARWIAENAGQEGYVVTSKITDLPVGHGLNAATGEYGDLIAQGVIDPVKVTRSAVQNAASIAGMLLTTEALVVDKPEEEAPAAAGQGHGHGHGH from the coding sequence ATGCCCAAGATCCTGGAGTTCGACGAGGACGCGCGGCGCGCTCTCGAGCGTGGCGTGAACGCCCTCGCGGACGCCGTCAAGGTGACCCTCGGGCCGCGCGGCCGTAACGTCGTCATCGACAAGAAGTTCGGTGCCCCCACCATCACCAACGACGGTGTCACCATCGCGCGCGAGGTGGAGCTCGACAAGCCGTACGAGAACCTCGGCGCCCAGCTCGCCAAGGAAGTCGCGACCAAGACCAACGACATCGCGGGTGACGGCACCACCACCGCCACCGTGCTGGCCCAGGCCATGGTGCGCGAGGGTCTGCGCAACGTCGCCGCCGGCGCGTCCCCGCTGTCGCTCAAGCGCGGCATCGACCTGGCCGCCCGCGCCGTCAGCGACCTCCTCCTTGAGCGGGCCCGTCCCGTCGAGGACAAGAAGGAGATCGCGAACGTCGCCACCATCTCCGCGCAGGACGCCAAGATCGGCGAGCTCATCGCCGAGGCGTTCGACAAGGTGGGCAAGGACGGCGTGATCACCGTCGAGGAGTCCAACACCATGGGCCTCGAACTGGAGTTCACCGAGGGTCTCCAGTTCGACAAGGGGTACCTGTCGCCGTACATGGTGACCGACCCCGAGCGCATGGAGGCCGTCCTCGAAGACGCCTACGTGCTGCTGCACCAGAGCAAGATCGCCTCGATCGCCGACTTCCTGCCGCTGCTGGAGAAGGTCGCCCAGACCAAGAAGCCGCTGTTCGTGGTCGCCGAGGACGTCGAGGGCGAGGCCCTGGCCGTCCTGGTCACCAACAAGATCCGCGGCACCTTCACCTCCGTCGCCGTCAAGGCCCCCGGCTTCGGCGACCGGCGCAAGGCCATGCTGCAGGACATCGCGATCCTGACCGGCGGCCAGGTGGTCTCCGAGGAGCTGGGTCTCAAGCTGGAGAACGTCGGCACCGAGGTGCTCGGCACCGCCCGCCGCATCGTGGTCACCAAGGACACCACCACGATCGTGGACGGCGCGGGCGACCCGCAGGCCGTCTCCGACCGCGTCCGCGAGATCCAGTACGCGATCGAGCAGACCGACTCCGACTGGGACCGCGAGAAGCTCCAGGAGCGCCTCGCCAAGCTCTCCGGCGGCATCTGCATCCTGCGCGTCGGCGCGGCCACCGAGGTCGAGCTCAAGGAGAAGAAGCACCGCCTTGAGGACGCCATCTCGGCGACCCGTGCCGCGATCGAGGAGGGCATCGTCTCCGGCGGTGGCTCCGCGCTCGTGCACCTCTCCAAGGACCTCGACGACCTCGGCCTGACGGGCGACGAGGCCACCGGCGTCTCCATCGTCCGCCGGGCGCTCGTCGAGCCGGCCCGCTGGATCGCCGAGAACGCCGGCCAGGAGGGGTACGTCGTCACCTCCAAGATCACCGACCTGCCGGTGGGCCACGGCCTCAACGCCGCCACGGGCGAGTACGGCGACCTGATCGCCCAGGGCGTCATCGACCCGGTCAAGGTGACCCGCTCGGCCGTGCAGAACGCCGCGTCCATCGCCGGCATGCTGCTCACGACCGAGGCCCTCGTGGTCGACAAGCCCGAGGAGGAGGCTCCGGCCGCCGCGGGCCAGGGCCACGGCCACGGTCACGGCCACTGA
- the guaB gene encoding IMP dehydrogenase gives MAKFTEPGLTFDDVLLVPAYSDLAPGEADTTTRLSRSITLRIPLVSAAMDTVTEARMAVAMARQGGLGVLHRNLSIADQAQQVDLVKRSEAGMVTNPVTCSPDDSLADVEALCAKYRISGVPVTDDDGVLVGIVTNRDMRFESDHDRPVREVMTPMPLVTAPVGVSRDEAFRLLRHNKVEKLPLVDPDGRLRGLITVKDFTKSEQYPLATKDADGRLVVGAAVGVAGDAEQRAMALIDAGVDVIVVDTAHGHSRGVCDMVAKIKANGRVDVIGGNIATRAGAQALIDAGADAVKVGVGPGSICTTRVVAGVGAPQVTAIHEASLACGPAGVPVIGDGGLQYSGDIVKALAAGANTVMLGSLLAGCEESPGELIFINGKQFKSYRGMGSLGAVRNRERGGSFSKDRYSQEAVSSEDKYIPEGIEGQVPYRGPVAAVAHQLVGGLRQGMWYTGARTIDELHENGLLMPITAAGLKESHPHDIQMTVEAPNYHGR, from the coding sequence ATGGCAAAGTTCACCGAGCCCGGGCTCACGTTCGACGACGTGCTCTTGGTGCCCGCCTATTCCGACCTGGCACCGGGAGAGGCCGACACCACCACCCGGCTCTCCCGCTCGATCACCTTGCGCATCCCGCTGGTGTCCGCCGCCATGGACACGGTGACCGAGGCCCGCATGGCCGTGGCGATGGCGCGCCAAGGGGGTCTCGGCGTCCTGCACCGCAACCTGTCCATCGCCGACCAGGCCCAGCAGGTCGATCTCGTGAAGCGCTCCGAGGCCGGCATGGTCACCAACCCCGTGACGTGCTCCCCTGACGACTCCCTCGCCGACGTCGAGGCCCTGTGCGCCAAGTACCGCATCTCGGGGGTGCCGGTCACCGACGACGACGGCGTCCTCGTCGGCATCGTGACCAACCGCGACATGCGCTTCGAGAGCGACCACGACCGGCCCGTGCGCGAGGTCATGACCCCCATGCCCCTGGTCACGGCCCCGGTCGGCGTGTCGCGCGACGAGGCGTTCCGCCTCCTGCGCCACAACAAGGTCGAGAAGCTCCCCCTCGTCGACCCCGACGGGCGGCTGCGCGGCCTCATCACGGTCAAAGACTTCACCAAGAGCGAGCAATATCCTCTCGCCACCAAGGACGCCGACGGCCGCCTGGTCGTCGGGGCCGCCGTGGGCGTGGCCGGCGACGCCGAGCAGCGCGCGATGGCCCTGATCGACGCCGGTGTCGACGTCATCGTCGTCGACACCGCCCACGGCCACTCGCGCGGCGTCTGCGACATGGTCGCCAAGATCAAGGCCAACGGCCGGGTGGACGTCATCGGCGGCAACATCGCCACGCGGGCGGGCGCGCAGGCGCTGATCGACGCGGGGGCCGACGCCGTCAAGGTCGGGGTCGGGCCCGGCTCCATCTGCACCACCCGCGTCGTCGCGGGCGTGGGCGCGCCGCAGGTCACCGCGATCCACGAGGCGTCCCTGGCCTGCGGCCCCGCGGGCGTGCCCGTCATCGGCGACGGCGGCCTCCAGTACTCGGGCGACATCGTCAAGGCCCTCGCGGCCGGGGCGAACACCGTGATGCTGGGCTCGCTGCTGGCCGGCTGCGAGGAGTCCCCCGGCGAGCTGATCTTCATCAACGGCAAGCAGTTCAAGTCCTACCGGGGTATGGGCTCCCTGGGCGCGGTGCGCAACCGCGAGCGCGGCGGGTCCTTCAGCAAGGACCGCTACTCCCAGGAGGCCGTCTCCAGCGAGGACAAGTACATCCCCGAGGGCATCGAAGGCCAGGTCCCCTACCGCGGCCCGGTCGCCGCCGTCGCCCACCAGCTCGTCGGCGGCCTGCGCCAGGGCATGTGGTACACCGGCGCCCGCACGATCGACGAGCTCCACGAGAACGGCCTCCTGATGCCCATCACCGCCGCCGGCCTCAAGGAGAGCCACCCCCACGACATCCAGATGACCGTAGAAGCCCCGAACTACCACGGCCGCTGA